The following are encoded together in the Bradyrhizobium genosp. L genome:
- a CDS encoding MFS transporter, translating into MTKSFIAWKKSAGSSSLAPSRRRGLLAACLTHALHDGYTDGLYAFLPVWQAQFGLSYATLAVVRALYFGTMGIAQIPADRALRCLSPRTSLILSTLFASIGLIVAALPFGFSGLCIGLVVAGIGSSIQHPRGSALITDSSGENPRRSLSIYNFSGDFGKAVLPALVALLLPIIAWRSVLGLMAALGFCLSIVLLALIPAVVQSDRATKRTATGGRRGGFSILTTIGALDTAIRMGYLLFLPFLIHGQHGGSSEVGLALALLFIGGAFGKATCGWLAERLGVVGSVVTTEVATALLIGVTLGTSLTLTLVLLPLLGVVLNGTSSVLYGTVPELSEGDTGRTFAIFYTSVIGSGGVAPILYGVIADHSTQTIGVLASAATAALIVPLVLALRPYLATPAPTLPENKSVLSPTPSDAGAFTKMNPQEERHQA; encoded by the coding sequence ATGACGAAATCGTTCATCGCCTGGAAGAAATCGGCAGGCTCAAGTTCATTGGCGCCAAGCAGGCGGCGTGGCTTATTGGCCGCCTGTCTCACCCACGCACTGCATGACGGTTATACAGACGGGCTATATGCCTTCCTCCCGGTCTGGCAGGCTCAGTTCGGCCTCTCCTATGCGACACTTGCCGTCGTGCGCGCCCTCTATTTCGGGACAATGGGGATCGCTCAGATTCCGGCCGACCGAGCGCTTCGGTGTTTATCTCCGCGCACGTCATTGATCCTGTCGACCCTTTTCGCTTCGATCGGACTGATCGTCGCAGCGCTTCCGTTCGGTTTTTCGGGACTTTGCATTGGCCTGGTCGTGGCAGGCATAGGATCGAGCATTCAGCATCCTCGCGGCTCTGCGCTGATTACGGACAGTTCTGGAGAGAATCCTCGCCGCTCCCTGAGCATCTATAATTTCTCAGGTGATTTCGGAAAAGCGGTGCTGCCCGCTCTTGTCGCACTACTCTTACCCATCATCGCCTGGCGCTCAGTCCTGGGCTTGATGGCCGCACTTGGCTTCTGTTTGTCGATCGTCTTGTTAGCGCTGATACCCGCAGTCGTTCAATCAGATCGTGCGACAAAAAGGACAGCGACCGGTGGTCGACGCGGTGGCTTCAGTATTCTGACAACGATTGGCGCGCTCGATACAGCGATCCGCATGGGTTACCTCCTGTTCCTTCCATTTCTGATCCACGGACAGCACGGCGGTTCATCGGAAGTCGGTCTTGCGCTTGCGCTACTTTTTATTGGGGGCGCCTTCGGAAAGGCAACGTGTGGATGGCTCGCTGAACGACTAGGAGTGGTCGGCAGCGTCGTGACCACAGAAGTTGCCACAGCTTTGCTCATCGGGGTGACGCTGGGCACGTCGCTGACACTTACGCTTGTCTTGCTGCCATTGCTTGGCGTTGTCCTCAATGGGACGTCTTCGGTGCTCTATGGTACGGTGCCTGAACTTTCCGAGGGTGACACCGGGCGAACCTTTGCCATCTTCTACACTAGCGTCATTGGCTCTGGGGGTGTCGCGCCGATCCTCTATGGCGTAATCGCCGATCACAGCACCCAGACAATTGGCGTGCTTGCCTCAGCGGCAACGGCGGCACTGATCGTGCCGCTCGTGTTGGCTTTGAGGCCGTACTTGGCAACTCCCGCTCCAACCCTCCCGGAGAATAAATCAGTTCTCAGTCCCACTCCCTCCGATGCAGGAGCATTCACGAAAATGAATCCACAGGAAGAGCGACATCAGGCATGA
- a CDS encoding oxidoreductase, which translates to MNTRIAIVGPGAIGTTIAAALQQVGQAPMLCGRSARERLELQDTNGLVQIPGPVQIDPSQVKSPADLVFFAVKATQIGSAAPWLAALCHQDTVVCVLQNGVEQVSAISPLAPCRSVVPSIVWFPAQAQPDGSIWLRGGARLTLPEDSGSRIVLEALRGSFCSVELDPNFVSLAWRKLLQNAAAGLMVLSGRRSGMFRRADIAHLATQYLRECLEVARAEGAILGDEVPDEIVDSFQANPPDMGTSILADRNANRPLEWQTRNGVILRRGKAHGIATPVSDVVVALLAAASDGPG; encoded by the coding sequence ATGAATACAAGGATCGCCATTGTTGGCCCGGGAGCGATCGGCACCACCATCGCCGCTGCGCTACAGCAGGTTGGTCAAGCGCCCATGCTATGCGGTCGCTCGGCTCGCGAGCGCTTAGAGTTACAAGACACGAACGGTTTGGTGCAAATACCCGGTCCAGTGCAGATTGATCCGAGCCAGGTCAAGAGCCCGGCCGATCTCGTCTTCTTCGCGGTGAAGGCAACACAAATCGGATCTGCCGCGCCGTGGTTGGCGGCGCTATGCCATCAGGATACGGTCGTCTGCGTGTTGCAGAATGGCGTCGAGCAAGTATCGGCAATCTCGCCTTTAGCGCCTTGTCGCTCAGTCGTTCCTTCGATCGTTTGGTTTCCGGCGCAAGCCCAACCAGACGGTTCCATTTGGTTGCGTGGTGGAGCTCGCCTAACATTGCCGGAGGACTCCGGATCCCGCATTGTGCTTGAGGCGCTCCGCGGCTCTTTTTGCTCCGTAGAGCTAGATCCAAATTTTGTGTCTCTTGCCTGGCGCAAACTTCTACAGAACGCGGCAGCAGGATTGATGGTGCTTAGCGGCCGTCGCTCGGGCATGTTCCGGCGCGCCGACATCGCTCACCTGGCTACGCAATATCTCCGAGAATGCCTCGAAGTGGCGAGAGCGGAGGGCGCGATCTTGGGAGATGAGGTGCCAGACGAAATCGTTGACAGTTTCCAAGCCAATCCACCTGACATGGGAACATCCATTCTCGCCGATCGCAACGCCAACCGCCCACTTGAGTGGCAAACTCGAAACGGCGTTATACTCCGTCGAGGCAAAGCTCACGGCATCGCCACTCCTGTTAGCGATGTAGTCGTGGCGCTTTTGGCAGCAGCAAGTGACGGACCAGGATGA